In Xenopus tropicalis strain Nigerian chromosome 5, UCB_Xtro_10.0, whole genome shotgun sequence, one genomic interval encodes:
- the gpr63 gene encoding probable G-protein coupled receptor 63, which yields MVFSVMLTPAHSATYYSTHVIFENGFIKVTSPQPSLSGNLDSLLRYSPVAMTTTETTILPLNISTTPSTKDLVETLSLPLQIILSAVMIIILLLSFLGNFVVCLMVYQKAAMRSAINILLASLAFADLLLSILNMPFALITIITTEWIFGDVFCRVSAMFFWLFVMEGVAILLIISIDRFLIIVQKQDKLNPYRAKILIIISWATSFCVAFPLAVGKPHLQVPSRAPQCVFGYTTNSGYKAYVILIVLIFFFIPFMVMLYSFMGILNTVRHNAVRIHSHPDSICLSQASKLGLMSLQRPFQMNIDISFKTRAFTTILVLFIVFILCWAPFTTYSLVATFNSDFYNKHNFFEISTWLLWLCYLKSALNPIIYYWRIKKFRDACLDLMPKYFKFLPQLPGHTRRRIRPSAIYVCGEHRSVV from the coding sequence ATGGTTTTTTCAGTAATGCTTACACCTGCTCATTCTGCAACCTACTACAGCACTCATGTAATTTTTGAGAATGGCTTCATTAAAGTAACATCTCCTCAACCTTCTTTGAGTGGTAACTTGGATTCTCTGCTACGATATAGTCCAGTTGCCATGACCACAACTGAGACAACTATTTTACCACTGAACATTTCTACAACTCCGTCAACAAAAGATTTGGTTGAGACCTTGAGTTTGCCTCTTCAGATCATTCTTTCTGCTGTGATGATAATTATCCTCTTGTTGTCATTTCTTGGAAACTTTGTAGTGTGCCTCATGGTTTACCAAAAAGCTGCCATGCGCTCTGCAATCAACATTTTACTAGCCAGCTTGGCCTTTGCTGACTTACTGCTCTCTATCCTGAACATGCCCTTTGCTTTAATCACCATTATCACCACAGAATGGATTTTTGGAGATGTCTTCTGCAGAGTGTCTGCCATGTTCTTCTGGTTGTTTGTAATGGAGGGTGTTGCTATCTTACTAATAATCAGCATTGACCGGTTTCTTATTATAGTTCAAAAACAAGATAAGCTAAATCCATACCGGGCAAAGATTCTCATTATAATATCGTGGGCTACTTCTTTTTGTGTGGCTTTTCCTTTGGCTGTTGGCAAGCCTCACTTGCAAGTACCATCTAGAGCCCCACAATGTGTCTTTGGCTATACCACAAACTCTGGTTACAAAGCTTATGTTATACTTATTGTCTTAATATTCTTTTTTATCCCTTTTATGGTGATGCTGTATTCTTTCATGGGCATACTGAACACTGTGCGCCACAATGCAGTTCGTATACATAGCCATCCAGACAGCATTTGCCTCAGCCAGGCTAGCAAGCTAGGTCTTATGAGCCTACAAAGGCCCTTTCAAATGAATATAGATATCAGCTTTAAAACTCGTGCCTTCACAACAATTTTGGTTTTGTTTATTGTCTTTATATTGTGCTGGGCACCATTCACTACTTACAGCCTGGTTGCTACATTTAATAGTGACTTTTACAacaagcacaacttttttgagataAGCACGTGGCTACTTTGGCTATGCTACCTCAAATCTGCACTAAACCCAATCATTTACTACTGGAGGATAAAGAAATTCCGTGACGCTTGCTTGGATTTAATGCCCAAGTACTTTAAGTTTTTGCCACAGTTACCTGGCCATACAAGAAGACGTATTCGGCCTAGTGCCATTTATGTGTGCGGAGAACACAGATCTGTAGTGTGA